DNA from Arthrobacter sp. StoSoilB19:
ACGGTCGCTGCGGACCTGCTGGCCCTGACACTGATCACACCTCCGGGCGAGCAGGGCGCGGACATTGCCGTCGGCTCAGCCCAGCGCTTTGGCGTGCCGCTGTTCTTTGGGGGCCCCCATGCCGCCTACATGGCTGTCCGCAAAGGCCTGGAGCGTTCCTTGCCTGGCCGCCTGGTTGGGGTGTCAAAGGACGACGCCGGCACGCCTGCCTACCGGTTGGCCCTGCAGACCCGCGAGCAGCACATCCGCCGCGAGAAGGCCACGTCCAACATCTGCACCGCCCAGGCGCTGCTGGCCATCGTTGCGTCCATGTACGCCGTATACCACGGCCCCGACGGCCTGAAGGCGATTGCCCAAACGGCGCACCGCCACGCCCGTAGCCTGGCGGCCTCGCTTGCGGCCGCCGGCGTCGAGGTGCTGCACACGAGCTTCTTCGACACCCTTACGGTCCGGGTCCCCGGACGGGCTGCTGGCATCATCGCCGACGCCGAGGCGCGGGGCATCAACCTGCGCAGCGTCGACGCCGACACCGTAGGCATCGCCCTCGATGAAACCACGACGGTGGCCATCGTCGCCCAGGTTGCCGACGTCTTTGGCGCCACGGTTGCCGAGGTCCAGGGCGAGGGCCAGGGCTTTGGGCTGGAGGCCGCCGTCGAGCGTTCCTCCGACTACCTGCAGCACCCGGTCTTCAACACGCACCGGTCTGAAACCCAGCTGCTGCGTTACATCCGCAAGCTCTCGGACCGCGACCTGGCGCTGGACCGCACCATGATCCCGCTGGGTTCATGCACCATGAAGCTGAACGCCACGGCCGAGATGGAAGCCATTTCCTGGCCGGAGTTTGCCTCGATCCACCCGTTCGCCCCGGACTCCCAGACCGAAGGCTGGCGCGAACTCATCGCCGGCCTGGAAGCGGACCTCGCCGAGATCACCGGGTATGACCAGGTGTCCATCCAGCCCAACGCGGGCTCGCAGGGCGAGCTCGCCGGGTTGCTCGCGATCCGCGGCTACCACCATTCCCGGGGCGAGCAGCAGCGCAACGTGTGCCTGATCCCGGCCTCGGCGCACGGTACCAACGCCGCCTCCGCCGTGCTCGCGGGCATGAAGGTGGTCGTCGTGGCCACGGCTGCCGACGGCACCATCGACCACGACGACCTGACGGCCAAGATCGAGGCCAACAAGGACGTCCTGTCCTGCATCATGATCACCTACCCCTCCACCCACGGTGTCTACGATGGGGATGTCCGCGAAGTCTGTGACGCTGTGCATGCTGCCGGCGGCCAGGTCTACATCGACGGCGCCAACCTCAACGCCCTGGTAGGGCTGGCCCAGCCGGGCCAGTTCGGCGGGGACGTGTCCCACCTGAACCTGCACAAGACCTTCTGCATCCCGCACGGCGGCGGGGGACCCGGCGTCGGGCCCGTTGCCGCCAAGGCGCACCTGGCACCGTTCATGCCGGGCGACGCGAACAAGGCGGCGCACGAAGCCGGGCACGGTGTGGCGATCTCGGCGTCCCGGTTCGGTTCGGCCGGCGTGCTGCCGATTTCGTGGGCGTACGTGAAGCTGATGGGCGGTGAGGGCCTGACCGAGGCCACCAAGTCCGCGCTGCTGGCGGCCAACTACGTCGCGTCCCGCCTGAACGAGTACTTCCCGGTCCTGTACACCGGTGAAGGCGGGCTGGTGGCGCACGAGTGCATCCTGGACCTGCGCGAACTCACGGCGAAGACGGGGGTGACCGCAGAGGATGTTGCCAAGCGGCTGATCGACTTCGGTTTCCACGCCCCCACCCTGTCCTTCCCGGTGGCGGGCACGCTGATGGTGGAGCCCACCGAGTCCGAGGACCTGGCGGAGATCGACCGCTTCATCGAGGCCATGATCAGCATCCGCAAGGAAATCGACCAGGTGGCCAATGGCGACTTTGCCGTGGCGGACTCACCGCTGCGCCGCGCACCGCACACGGCGGCCGCCGTCGTCAGCTCTGACTGGGACCGCGCCTACCCCCGCGAGCAGGCGGCCTTCCCTGCCCACCACAAGCAGGACAAGTACTTCCCGCCCGTGGGCAGGATCGACGGCGCCGCCGGGGACCGGAACCTGATCTGCTCCTGCCCGCCGCTGGAAGACTTCGAAAACTAAGGACCGGCGCCATGACCGAGAAATACACCGCGCTTTACGACGAGCACAAGAAGCTTGGAGCTTCCTTCACGGACTTCGGCGGGTGGCAGATGCCGCTGAAGTACAGCTCGGAGCTTGCTGAACACCACGCCGTCCGCAAGGCTGCCGGCCTGTTCGACCTTTCCCACATGGGCGAGGTCTGGGTGACCGGCCCGGATGCCGCAGCCTTCCTGGACTACGCCCTGGTGGGAAAGATCTCCGCCATGGCCGTGGGCAAGGCCAAGTACTCGCTGATCTGCAACGAGGACGGCGGCATCATCGACGACCTCATCACCTACCGACGCCCTGCCGCGCAGGACGGCACCGACGTCTTCCTGGTGGTGCCCAACGCGGGCAACGCCGCCGTGGTCGCCGCAGCCCTGCAGGAACGGGCCGCCGGGTTCGATGTTGTAGTGGAGGATGCCTCAGCCCGCACGTCGCTGATCGCCGTCCAGGGCCCCAAGGCCCAGGAACTCCTGCTGCGCCTGGTCCCGGCCGCGCAGCACGCACTGGTCACCGAGCTGAAGTACTACGCCGCCGTCAGCGTGCCGCTCCTGGTAGGCGGCGCCGGAAAGGAACTCCTGCTTGCGCGCACCGGGTACACGGGTGAGGACGGGTTCGAAATCTTCGTGGGCAACGACGATGCCCCCGCGCTGTGGCAGTCACTGATCGCCGTCGCCGACGACAGGGAACTGACCCCGGCAGGCCTCGCCTCCCGTGACTCCCTGCGCCTCGAAGCGGGAATGCCCCTGTACGGCAACGAACTGTCGCTGCAGGGCGACCCGTTCGCCGCCGGCCTCGGCCCCGTCGTCGCGCTCTCCAAGGAAGGCGACTTCGTCGGCAAAGCCGCCCTGGCCGCCAAAAAGGAAGCCGGAGCCGGCAGCACCTCCGGCCGCCGCCTCGTGGGGCTCAAAGGCCAGGGCCGCCGCGCCGGACGCGCGCACTACCCCGTCCTCAAGGACGGCGCCACGGTTGGCGAAGTCACCTCCGGCCAGCCGTCGCCCACCCTTGGCTACCCCATCGCCATGGCCTACGTCGACGTCGAATACTCGGCACCCGGCACCGCCCTCGACGTGGACCTCCGTGGCAAGGCGGAGCCATTCGAAGTCGTCGACCTCCCGTTCTACAAACGCCAAAAGTAAGCCCTGTACCGCACCGTGGCCGGGCTTCGGGTCCGGCTCTGCCGGCCCCTGGTGCGCATGGACCGGTGTGTCGAGGCTGACAGGACGTACAGGAAGTGGGTTGAGCGGCAACCGAACCAGATTTAGTTAGGAAATACCCCGTTATGGCTGTTGGTGTCTTTGACCTGTTTTCGATCGGGATTGGGCCTTCGTCTTCGCATACTGTGGGGCCGATGCGGGCTGCTGCGGTGTTCGCTGAGGAGCTCAAGGGCCTGGGTGTCCTGGGTGATGTGGCGGGGTTGCGGGTTGATTTGTATGGGTCGTTGGCGGCGACGGGTCATGGGCATGGGACGATGACCGCCGTTTTGTTGGGGTTGGAGGGGTTCCATCCGGAGTTGATCCTGCCCGCCGAGGTGGAGGAGCGGCTGGCCTCGATCGCGGAGACCGGGGTCCTGAACCTGGCCGGTTCGGTGGCCTTGCCGTACGGGGTGAAGGATATGGTGCTGCGGCCGTTGACGGTGTTGCCGCGGCACACGAACGGGATGACGTTCACGGTCACTGATGCGGCCGGGGAGGTGCTGCATGCGGCGACGTTTTTCTCGGTGGGTGGCGGGTTCATCGTCCGGGAGGGCGAGGAGGACGCGGCGCAGCAGGAACTGGACGCGTCCAAACAGGAGCTGCCGCTGCCGTTCCGGACCGCGGCGGAGCTGCTGGGGCACTGCGCGGTGACCGGGTTGGGCATCGCCGATGTGATGCTCGTGAACGAAAAAGTCTCCCGGGACGAGGAGCAGATCCGGGCGGGGCTGCTGCAGATCTGGTCGGTGATGGAGGGCTGCGTGGCCGCCTCGTTGAGGCGGGAAGGGGTGCTGCCGGGCGGGTTGAAGGTCCGCCGCCGCGCCCCTGACTGGTACGACCGGTTGAAGAAGGAATCCGCGGGCGGCCCGGTCGAGGAGACGGATGCGGCGTGGGACGCGGGCCCGTTCGATGCCAGGTATTGGCAGGAGTGGGTTAATTTGGTGGCGTTGGCGGTGAATGAGGAGAACGCCTCCGGCGGGCGGGTGGTCACCGCCCCGACGAACGGGGCGGCCGGGATCATCCCCGCGGTGCTGTTCTACGCCCTGCATTTCGCCCCGGGCATGGACAAGGCCACCCAGGAGGACCGGGACGCTGTGGTGGTGCGGTTCCTGCTGGCCGCGGGCGCGGTGGGGGTGCTGTACAAGGAACAGGCCTCGATCTCCGGGGCCGAGGTCGGCTGCCAGGGCGAGGTGGGGTCGGCGTCCTCGATGGCGGCCGCGGGCCTGGCCGAGGTCATGGGCGGGACCCCGGCGCAGGTGGAGAACGCCGCGGAAATCGCGATGGAACACAACCTGGGCCTGACCTGTGACCCGATCGGCGGGCTGGTCCAGGTCCCCTGCATCGAACGGAACGCGATCGCGGCCGCGAAAGCGATCAACGCCGCGAAAATGGCGCTCTGGGGCGACGGCACCCACCGCGTGTCCCTGGACGAAGTCATCATCACCATGCGCGAAACCGGCAAGGACATGTCCTCCAAATACAAAGAAACCGCCATGGGCGGCCTCGCCGTCAACGTCGTCGAATGCTGATCCCCACCTGGCAACGCGACGCCACAGGCCACGCGGAGACCATCGCTTAGTTATGCGCCGCGGCCCACCAGTTCAGGCTGGCCGCAAACACCAGCCATGACACGTAGGGCAGCAGGAGCAGCCCGGCCGTGCGGCTGATGGGACCAAAATACACAACGGTTACTGCGACGGCGGCGATCAGGGCAAGGACGATGGCCAGCCCCAGCCACAGGGCCGGCGTGCCAAGGGCGGGGTAAAGGGCGAAAAACGCGGGGGTCCAGGCAAGATTGAGGACCAGCTGGACGGCGTAGGCGGCCATTGCCGGACGTGTCCTGCTGGTCCGCCGGCGCCAGACCAGCCACGCTGCGACAGCCATTGCCGCATAGAGGACGGTCCAGACGGGACCAAACACGCCGTTGGGCGGGGACCAGGGCGCCTTGTCTGCGGTGGCGTACCAGCCGGAGACATTGGCCGCCGAGGCCAGGCCGCCCAGCGCCGCCACCAACAGTGACGCCACCAGGAATCCGATAAGCGCGGCCACCTGCACCCCGGCGCTGTAGGGCTGTCCGTCGCTCCCCGTGCGGGCTGTAGTCTCTTCCCCATCCGGCCTCATGCCTACACCCTTGTTGACCGCCAACAGCGGCGTCAAGCGGGCATTCTGAACGCGGATGCCGCCCGTGCACCGCCGGTCGGCGAAAAGCCGGAAGCACATCAGGCTTTAGACTTGAGGCTGCATGTCCGCACGCACCCAGAACTACCGAAACCGCGCACAGACCCGATTGGACAAGGCCCCCTTGCGACAATTCACCGCACGTTTTGCCACCGCCGAGGAAATTGAAAACTGGGACAAGCACGTCACGGCCAATCCGAACGGCGGCAATATGCTGCAGTCCGCCGCCTATGCATCGGTCAAGAACGGAAGCGGCTGGAAAGTCCGGTTCCTGGTGCTGGAAAGCCCCGGAAACTCCAGCTACAACCTGGTGCTGGAGAAGAGCTTCCCCGTCCTGGGACGGTTGTGGTACCTGATCAAGGGCCCCGACCTGGCCGATGCAGCGGACCTCGGCCCCGTCCTTGAATCCGTTGCCGCGTTTGTCCGCGGCAGGAAGCTGAATGTCTTCAACATCAAAGTGGAACCGGACATTATCGACTCCGACGAGGTGCAGAAGGAACTGCGCGCGGCCAACCTGGTGAAAGCGCCCAATATCCAGTCCAACGACTCCACCGCCCTGCTGGATATCTCCGGCTCCGAAGAGGCAGTATTCAAAGCCATCTCCTCGCGCGCCCGCAATGCCATCCGGCGTGCCGAACGCGAAGGCTGCCAGGTGGTCCGGCAGGAACCCGGACCTGAAACCTACCGCGCCCTGTACGACCTGATGGTCAACACCGTCAGCGCCAAGGGATCCATGCCCCTGCGGAGCTACGATTACTACGCACAGTTCTGGGATGAGTTCAGCAACCGCGGCCAGGGCAACTTCTTCTTCACCTACGAGGACGGAAAGCCCAGCGTGGGCGCATTCGTCATCAACTACGGTGCCAAGGCAACCTACAAGGACGGCGGTTCCACCCAGAACCGCAAACAGTACGGTGACTCGCACCTGGTCCAATGGGCGGCCATCCGCCGGATGCAGGAACTCGGCTGCACCGAGTACGACTTCTGCGGCACGCCTCCAGCTGCGCGCATCAAGGACAAGACCCACAACCTTTACGGAATGGGCATGTTCAAGACCAGCTTCACCAAGACAGTGACCGACTTCGTGGGCTGCCACGACTACGTCCTGTCCCCGCTGCGGCACCGGCTTTGGGTCAAAGGCGGCGAAAAGATCTTCCGCCGGATTGAAACCGCACGGACCGGCCAGCAGTTCTACTGACCTGCAGCCGCCAGACCCGCAAAGCTCCCGCGACCCCCGCCGGACCAGCACGCCCGCGTGCCGGCCGCCCCGAACACCGCCCGCCCATCGCGCGCCCACCAGGCCGCGAAGAGTCCAGAAGAAGGTCACCCCTTGAATCCAGTTTCCGCCGCTACCGGGCTTGAATACGCCAACCTCAGCGACGCCGACTTTGAGGCCTTCGCCCTGAAGCACCCGCAGAACAGTTTCCTGCAGTCCATTGATTTTGCCCGTTTCCAGCGAGCACGCGGCCAGCAGGTGGAACTCTTCGGAGTCCGGCGCAATGGGGAACTCGTGGCGGCAGGAAAGCTCAACTACACCACAAACCGCCTCGGCTACACCGTCTGTGAATGCGCCAAGGGCCCCCTTATGGACTACACGGACCGGAACCTGGTGGGCGCCGTCGTCGAGCTTCTCCGCAAGCACGCGGCAGGCCGCAAAGCCGCTGAACTGCGGATCTCGCCGAACGTCAGGTACATCGCCCGGGACGCCGACGGCGCCGAGCACCCCGACGTCGAGGACAACCGGCCCCTGGTGGCCGACCTGGAACGGCTGGGGTTCAAGCACCAGGGCCTGGACATGAACTTCGTCAACGTCAACTGGATGTTCATCAAGAACCTGGTGGGCATCCAGGACGCCGAAGAACTGATCATGAGCACCAGCTACCGGACGCGCAAAGCCATCCGCAAAGCGGAAAAGAACGGCGTCTTCCTGGAACAGGCCACCCTGGACACCCTGGACGACTTCTACGGGGCCCTGAGCCGGGCCGGTGACGAAAAAGGATTCGTCTACCGCGAACGCGCCTACTACGAACACCTGCTCCGGACCACCACCCCGGAATTCACCAAGCTGATGATGGCGAAGATCGACATCCCGGCCTACCGGAAATCCATCACTGAGCGCCTGGAAACGGAGTCAGCCACCGCAGCAGATCTCCGCCGTGAGGTGGAGGAGACCGGCAGCAAAAAGAAGGCCAACCGGCTCAAAGTGGTACAGGACCTGGTGGACAGCTACGAGCGGAGCCTGAAGGACATCGAAAGGTTCCCCGACTCCGTGGGGACGGCCACCGTGGCAGCCATCCACTTCGTTTGCTACGGCGATGAGGTGGTGTGCGTCATCGGCGGCACCGTCCAGGACTACATCTACTTCAACGGCGCAACCTCCCTGTACTGGGGAATGATGCTGCATGCCCTCGAGAAGGGATACCCGCGGTACAACTTCTACGGCACCTTCGGCATCTCCGGCCAGGACGAGGAAGGCCACGGCGGCTACGAATTCAAGAAGGGCTTTGGCGGCGAAGTGGTCCAGCTGGTGGGAGACTTCGTCGTGCCGGTGCGGCCCGCCGTCTTCCATGCCAACAGGCTCGCCAGGTCCGCTGCGGCCGCCGCCCGCACGCTGCTGGGCAAGTTGCCGCTGAAGCGTGCAGCCTGACCGTCCATAAACCGCGTACAGGGAGGAAGCGGGCATGACCGAACGGCACGAACGGCCAGGGCACAGGCCAAAGACTGACGGCCTGCCCAAGACTGAACCGCTGACCCCTGCGCAGCTTCGGCAGGACGCTGCCGCCAAGAGGATGCTGCGCCGCCTGGTGCAGGGCGAGAATCCACCAACCGCCCCGTTGAGCATCGTGGACCGGCTGGCGGGGAGTCCCTACGCCAACCCCACCATCCAGGTGGGTGGCGTGGACACCTCCGCCCGGAAGACCCTGGATTTCGCCCTGCACCTGGCCGAGACCATGTTCCGGTATGGCGCCGGCGCCCTGGAAGTGGAAACCAGCATCATTGCCGTCACCGCGGCCCTGGGGCTGAAGAACATCGAGGTGGACATCACCAACCAGTCCGTGGGTATCAACTACGCACCCAAGGACCAGACGCCGATCGCCCTGCTGCGCGTGGTGCGCTCCTGGACCAACAACTATGCGGGCCTGGCCAAGGTGCACCAACTGGTCACGGACATCGTGGCCGGCGGCGTGGGCCGGGATGAGGCGATCCGCCGGCTGAACGAGGCCATCACCAGCCCGAAACCCTATCCGCGCTGGATGGTCACGGCCGCCTTCGGCATCTTCGCCGCCGTGTTCGTTGGCGTGCTGGGCGGCGGTCCGGTGTCCTCGGCAGTTGCGTTCGTGGCCAATATCGGCATCAGCCTGCTGGCCCGGCAGCTGGGACGCTGGCGCGTACCGGACTTCTTCATCACCGCCAGCTGCTCTTTCGTGGTCACCATGCTGGCGCTGCTGCTCTGGCAGTTCGGGCTCACCGCATCGCCGTCCATCGTGGTGGTGGGCGGCATCCTGCTGCTCCTTCCCACCGGGCGCCTGGTGTCCTCCGTGCAGGATGCCATCAACGGCTTCCCGGTGACGGCGGCCGGACGGTTCCTGTCCACGCTGCTGACGTTCGGCGCCATCGTGGCAGGGATCGCTGTTGCCTTCGTGGTGGGGGAGCTGACCGGGCTGCAGCGCATCGACGTCACCCAGACCTTCCCGCCCGCCTACGATCTGTGGGTCCTCATCATCTTCGTAGCCGCCGCCGTGATGGCCATCGGCATTACGGAACAGACCACCTGGAAGCTCCTGCTGCCAACCGCAGCCGTAGGCGTGGCGGGCTACCTGGTGCTGCTGGGCTGCGGCCTGCTGGGCATCGGGGACCGTTTCGCCCCTGCCATGGCCGCCGTCGTCATTGGCCTGCTGGCACGGGTGGTGGCGCTGCGGATGGGTGCGCCGCAGCTGGTGGTGGCAGTTCCCGCAGCCCTGATCCTGCTGCCCGGCCTCACGATATTCCGGTCCATGTACGTCCTCACCGTGGAGGAGTCCGAGATCCTGGCCGGCGCCGGAGGAATGCTCAGCGCCGGTGCCATCGTGCTGGGAACGGCCGGCGGGATCGTCCTGGGCGACGTGCTGGCCCGGCCCCTGACCCGCAGCCTGGCAAGCAACGAGCGGCGCCGGGCGCGCCGCCGCTAGATCTGGCCGACCGGGAGCTTTTTCTCGGCCTGGAACACGTCCTCCACGCGGCCCTGCGCCCAGTAACCGGAGAGGGACACCTGCCGGCGGTCCAGGCCGCGCTGCTTGAAGAAGATTTCGCGGAGGGCCTTCATATAGCCGCGTTCGCCATGTGCAAACACATCCACGGTGCCGGTGGGCCATTCGGCCTCCGCCACCGCCCTGACCAGCAGGTCGCTGGCACCTGCCGGTGTGCCGTTGCGGGCCAGCCAGGTAATCTCCAGCCCGGCAGGGGCGGAAACGGACTGGATGTCGGCCTCGGAACCTACCTCCAGGAAGGCAAGCCCGGTTGCCTCCGCGGGCAGGGCCTCGATGCATGCGGCGATGGCAGGAAGCGCTGCCTCATCACCGGCGAACAGGTACCAGTCGGCCTCGGGGTTGGGGTTGTAGGCGCCGCCGGGTCCGGTGAAGGTCAGTGTCTCGCCCGGCTGTGCCCCTGCCGCCCATGGACCCGCCAGGCCCTCGTCGCCGTGGACCACGAAGTCGATGGCGAGTTCGCTCGCCTCCGGATCTACCCAGCGCAGCGTATAGGTGCGGGTGAACGGCCACTGCTCGCGCGGCATGGTTTCCCGGACGGCCCACAGGTCCAGCGGGGAGGGGTAGTCAACCCCGGGCTGCGGGAAAACGATCTTCACGTACCGGTCCACGAAGCCGTTGTTGGCGAAGTCGCTGAAGCCCTCCCCGCCGGCCACGATCCGGACCATGTGCGGGGACAGCTGTTCCTTGCGCAGCACGGTCAGGGTGACCTGGGGGCGGCTCTTCTTCGTGGCGCTGGTGGCGGCGGGGACGGTGCTCATAAGGCAAGCCTAAGCTAGGGCGACGGCGGGAGTTCCCAGGTTACGGCCGTTGCACCCTGTTCGCGCAACAGTTGGTTCACCCGGCTGAATGGCCTGGAGCCAAAGAACCCGCGGGAGGCGGACAGCGGGCTGGGGTGCGGGCTGATGACGGCGGGGGCGCCTGCCAGCAGCGGCTGGAGGCCCTCCGCCCCCTTGCCCCACAACACCGCCACCAAAGGCATCCTGGACCCATCCGCGGCCCGGCGGCATGCCAGGGCGGTGACGGCCGCCGTCGTAATGTCCTCCCAGCCTTTGCCCCGGTGGGACCCAGCAGATCCTGCCCTGACCGTGAGTACCCGGTTCAGGAGCAGCACGCCCTGCTCCGTCCATGCCGACAGGTCGCCATGGACGCGCGGCGGAATGCCGAGGTCCGATTCGAGTTCGCGGTAGATGTTCACCAGGCTGCGGGGGAGGGGGCGCGTGCGGGCATCGACGGAAAACGACAGCCCGACTGCGTGCCCCGGGGTGGGGTAGGGGTCCTGGCCCACGATGAGGACCTTGACGTCGGCGAGCGGCTGGCGGAAGGCGCGCAGGACGTTCGACGGCGGCGGCAGGAGTTGGTGCCCGGCCGCCTCTTCGGCAGCCAGGAAGGCCAGGACCGACCGGAGCTTGCCCTCCACTCCCTGCAGGGCCGCGGCCCAGTCCGGCGCCATGAGCTCCGCCAGGGGCAGGTCAGCCAGGTCAGCGAAGCGGGTGCCGTCCGCCGGGTCCTGCTGCAGCTCGAACAGCGCATCCGATTCAAACATCGTTCCATTCTTGCAGGCCATCGGGGGACGCCCGCCCGCGGCACCGGGCCGGTGCAGGCGCGGGGCGCGAATGACACCGGTGTTATTCGACCGGTAGCATGGGGGTAAGACATTTACCGTAACCAGCGAAGGAGTGTGCCGTGGCGGAACCGGCCCGGGAACACCTGCCGGAGCAGGATCCACGGAAGTCCCTTTTGGCGGATTTCACCCTCCGTGAGTCCTCCCTCTCCGAGCGCGAACAGCAGATGCTGGCCCTGGAACGGCAATGGTGGAAGTACGCAGGGGCCAAGGAGCAGGCCATCCGCGACCTCTTTGACCTCTCCGCGACCCATTACTACCAGCTCCTGAACGCACTGATCGACCGCGAGGATGCGCTGGCACACGATCCCATGCTGGTGAAGAGATTGCGTAGACTACGTACGTCGCGCCACCGTGCGCGCACTGCCCGGCGCCTGGGATCCGACGCTTAACAACCCCCAGGCCGGGACAACAGCCGCAATCAACAAGGATGTCCTTC
Protein-coding regions in this window:
- a CDS encoding uracil-DNA glycosylase, with the translated sequence MFESDALFELQQDPADGTRFADLADLPLAELMAPDWAAALQGVEGKLRSVLAFLAAEEAAGHQLLPPPSNVLRAFRQPLADVKVLIVGQDPYPTPGHAVGLSFSVDARTRPLPRSLVNIYRELESDLGIPPRVHGDLSAWTEQGVLLLNRVLTVRAGSAGSHRGKGWEDITTAAVTALACRRAADGSRMPLVAVLWGKGAEGLQPLLAGAPAVISPHPSPLSASRGFFGSRPFSRVNQLLREQGATAVTWELPPSP
- a CDS encoding DUF3263 domain-containing protein codes for the protein MAEPAREHLPEQDPRKSLLADFTLRESSLSEREQQMLALERQWWKYAGAKEQAIRDLFDLSATHYYQLLNALIDREDALAHDPMLVKRLRRLRTSRHRARTARRLGSDA